From a single Lineus longissimus chromosome 16, tnLinLong1.2, whole genome shotgun sequence genomic region:
- the LOC135500202 gene encoding ubiquitin-conjugating enzyme E2 D4-like: MLKRQLNVRLQKELAAIQRKPPCGGEVKVTLPGDSLNEWQLLINGPLQSLYKGGKFKVSVFIPEDYPYSPPKVLFLTPIYHLNVSEGGQMCIRFLAEESWKATNSMEQLISAIFALLITPQVESSVDHDRLNKYQNFRRTYDDLAKGSAEKAK; the protein is encoded by the exons ATGTTAAAAAGGCAATTGAACGTGCG CTTGCAGAAGGAGCTGGCAGCCATACAGCGGAAACCGCCGTGTGGAggcgaggtcaaggtcactctgCCTGGAGACAGCCTCAACGAATGGCAGCTTCTCATCAATGGTCCGCTGCAGTCGCTATATAAAGGTGGAAAGTTTAAAGTCAGTGTCTTCATCCC CGAGGACTATCCTTACAGCCCACCGAAG GTCCTTTTCCTGACGCCGATCTACCATCTGAATGTCAGTGAGGGTGGACAGATGTGCATCCGTTTTCTCGCGGAGGAGTCGTGGAAAGCTACAAACTCCATGGAGCAGCTCATCAGCGCCATCTTTGCCTTGCTGATAACACCACAGGTCGAGTCGTCCGTGGACCACGACCGCTTGAACAAGTACCAGAACTTTCGAAGGACATATGATGACCTCGCGAAAGGAAGTGCAGAGAAAGCGAAATGA